The Anabrus simplex isolate iqAnaSimp1 chromosome 1, ASM4041472v1, whole genome shotgun sequence genome window below encodes:
- the LOC136858655 gene encoding hemolymph lipopolysaccharide-binding protein, with protein sequence MLSSVPYVIVMALLTVEGSTASTCSSNEEIFRFSISSKKNSSLFRILQVDMTKRTVGTSNGSGEISFDVEHGRSMCNNGEVLRLSTSVSVLENPLRRGDYELFPGICYYKLHTTAQLWEAARESCEREGAHFIVINSDAEANVVKQYFSRKPTFSGSSNSGYVFAGFHDKYTEGDYVTVTGVSLSKSGYVKWIPGQPDGKSDQNFGGLNSEGLLADVGNNRILGFICELEL encoded by the exons ATGTTGTCCTCAGTGCCTTACGTAATTGTGATGGCATTGCTGACTGTTGAGGGCAGTACTGCTTCAACGTGTTCATCGAATGAAGAAATATTCCGATTTTCAATAAGCAGTAAGAAGAATTCATCGCTTTTTCGTATTTTGCAG GTAGACATGACGAAGCGTACAGTAGGAACTTCAAACGGCAGCGGAGAGATATCCTTTGACGTGGAACACGGCCGATCCATGTGCAACAATGGTGAAGTTCTTCGACTGAGCACTTCAGTCTCTG TCCTAGAAAATCCCCTTCGAAGAGGAGATTACGAGCTGTTTCCTGGTATATGCTACTACAAACTACACACCACAGCCCAGCTATGGGAAGCAGCACGAGAGAGCTGTGAGAGGGAGGGAGCCCATTTTATTGTCATCAACTCCGACGCCGAGGCTAATGTTGTGAAGCAGTACTTCTCAAGAAAGCCGACATTTTCCGGATCTTCGAATTCAGGATATGTTTTCGCGGGCTTTCACGATAAATATACTGAAGGAGACTATGTTACtgttacag GTGTTTCCCTGTCAAAATCCGGTTACGTAAAGTGGATACCTGGACAGCCTGATGGAAAATCTGACCAAAATTTCGGCGGACTTAATTCTGAAGGTCTTTTGGCGGATGTTGGCAACAACCGAATACTTGGCTTCATATGTGAGCTGGAACTGTGA